One segment of Streptomyces sp. NBC_00576 DNA contains the following:
- a CDS encoding RICIN domain-containing protein — protein MDVAWGSSTDGAVVQLATRSGNPAQQFILAGPDDLVNPQANKCADVKDQKTGNGTRLQLWTCNGQDNQKWTAR, from the coding sequence ATGGACGTCGCCTGGGGCTCCAGCACGGACGGCGCGGTCGTCCAGTTGGCCACGCGCAGCGGCAACCCGGCCCAGCAGTTCATCCTCGCCGGGCCCGACGACCTGGTCAATCCGCAGGCCAACAAGTGCGCCGACGTCAAGGACCAGAAGACGGGCAACGGCACCCGGCTCCAACTGTGGACGTGCAACGGCCAGGACAACCAGAAATGGACCGCTCGCTGA